The Temnothorax longispinosus isolate EJ_2023e chromosome 7, Tlon_JGU_v1, whole genome shotgun sequence genome contains a region encoding:
- the LOC139815786 gene encoding piggyBac transposable element-derived protein 4-like, protein MSQRSDAEISRVLRERDHEVDYGGDATDSEEDEDYIEDQESSDTEVSCDEPDSSHSDNVPDSDDDLDEEEEERGQAPQRRKRRFAHGKDKFKWSLDTPEARGQRSRVHLPAAKGNSSNATNPYESWNALFSDEMLDLILKWTNAEIETYKTTHVFEAADSATFSSLTLNELKAYIGLLYYQGLNNNNRVLLENLWSDEFGTNLYKTVMSVKRFRFIGARLRFDDKTTRRERRASDLLAPIRELWDLFIGNCISNYTPCDNVTIDEQLLGFRGKFSARVYIKSKPARYGIKVLSLNDSRTFYMLNAIPYTGRVTPERAESIPTYFVRRLSEPIHGSGRVITCDNWFSSVECFQKMNDTYNLKMIGTLRKNKRQIPDTFKHTVSAGTMRVGYAGQLSLTSYCPKKNKIVLLLSSVHKSVKMDNDKSKPETILYYNKNKSGTDVFDQMCSNYSCARRTSRWPLRLFFGIIDQAGFNACILWNLLANHDVLNCSAFLAKLSLSLIKPHLNDRMQLTRLPKSTKSNIRIILGENVVVNNTLRPTKMDKRKRCAFCDSKKDKKTFVCCAKCRMPVCEEHRHELCFDCAQ, encoded by the coding sequence ATGTCGCAAAGATCAGATGCTGAAATTAGTCGCGTCTTACGCGAACGAGATCATGAGGTTGACTACGGCGGCGATGCTACTGATTCAGAGGAAGATGAAGACTATATCGAGGATCAGGAGTCTAGCGACACTGAAGTTTCGTGTGACGAGCCAGACTCGTCACACTCTGATAATGTTCCAGACTCTGATGATGATTTAGatgaggaagaagaagagcgaGGCCAAGCACCTCAGCGAAGAAAGCGCAGATTCGCCCACGGTAAAGACAAGTTCAAGTGGAGTCTTGATACTCCGGAGGCACGTGGTCAACGTTCGAGGGTGCATTTACCTGCAGCTAAGGGTAACAGTTCAAATGCAACAAATCCATACGAATCGTGGAATGCTCTTTTTTCGGACGAAATGTTGGATCTTATCTTAAAATGGACAAACGCGGAAATTGAAACATATAAAACGACACACGTGTTTGAAGCCGCTGATTCAGCAACTTTTTCTAGTTTGACGTTAAACGAATTAAAAGCGTATATAGGTTTGTTGTATTATCAAGGACTGAACAATAATAATCGCGTGTTACTTGAGAATTTGTGGTCCGATGAATTTGGCACAAATTTGTATAAGACTGTAATGTCAGTGAAACGGTTTCGATTTATCGGAGCTCGGCTTCGATTCGATGATAAAACCACTCGACGTGAACGACGCGCGAGCGATTTGCTGGCTCCCATACGCGAACTGTGGGATCTTTTTATCGGAAATTGCATAAGTAATTACACCCCTTGCGACAACGTTACCATCGATGAACAATTATTGGGATTCCGAGGAAAATTTTCAGCTCGTGTATACATAAAATCGAAGCCTGCACGATATGGCATAAAAGTTTTGTCATTAAATGACTCGAGGACTTTTTATATGTTGAATGCAATTCCTTACACTGGTCGAGTTACTCCAGAGCGAGCCGAATCGATACCAACATACTTTGTAAGACGTTTATCTGAGCCTATACATGGTTCTGGAAGGGTTATCACGTGTGATAATTGGTTCTCTTCTGTAGAGTGTTTCCAGAAGATGAATGACACTTACAATTTGAAGATGATCGGAACTTtgaggaaaaataaaagacaaataCCTGATACATTTAAGCACACTGTTTCGGCTGGTACAATGAGAGTAGGCTACGCTGGTCAACTCTCCTTGACTTCCTACTGtccgaaaaaaaacaaaatcgtGCTGCTGTTATCGTCAGTACACAAATCTGTCAAGATGGACAATGATAAATCGAAACCAGAAACTATTTTGTactataacaaaaataaatccgGGACAGATGTCTTCGATCAGATGTGTAGTAATTATTCGTGTGCACGAAGAACATCACGATGGCCGTTGCGTCTATTTTTTGGAATTATCGATCAGGCTGGATTCAATGCCTGCATTTTGTGGAATTTGCTAGCTAATCACGATGTTTTGAATTGCAGCGCTTTTTTGGCTAAATTGAGTCTTTCTTTGATAAAGCCTCATTTGAACGATCGAATGCAGCTAACACGACTGCCTAAATCAACGAAATCAAACATTCGAATTATCTTGGGAGAAAACGTTGTTGTGAATAATACTCTTCGGCCAACTAAAATGGACAAGAGAAAGCGCTGTGCTTTCTGCGATtccaaaaaagataaaaaaacttttgtcTGCTGTGCGAAATGCCGTATGCCTGTGTGTGAAGAGCACAGACATGAGTTATGTTTTGACTGTGCACAATAA
- the LOC139815706 gene encoding U6 snRNA phosphodiesterase 1 isoform X1, producing MAGLHLIQTYSSDSDEDQHDEKGKDDHKIVNKLVLPDSILSWKGVTYNEEVVDDPLDHDGRTRSFKHERGNWATLIYINYTPSDCLHTWMNSVLDKLPVQGNVISSPHISLSRTLILKFHWIESFVEGMKLLCRRSNKFAIQLTDVRVYCNEEKTRTFLGIYCQDENGMLKCLTEALDNLLAGYQLPSFYKDTSYHISFFWCLGDKRAYLKEILPSLTSSLNDFLVENMEDAYVHVNEIQCKIGNKCYNFELK from the exons ATGGCCGGTTTGCATTTAATACAGACATACTCTTCCGACTCAGACGAAGACCAGCATGATGAGAAGGGAAAAGATgatcataaaattgtaaacaa GCTAGTCTTACCTGACAGTATTTTATCATGGAAAGGAGTTACGTATAATGAAGAAGTGGTCGATGATCCACTGGATCACGACGGACGGACACGAAGCTTTAAACATGAGCGTGGTAATTGGGCAACTCTGATTTACATAAACT ATACACCCAGTGATTGTCTCCACACTTGGATGAACTCTGTGTTAGATAAACTGCCTGTCCAAGGCAATGTCATATCTAGTCCACATATTAGTCTCAGCCGTACATTGATTTTAAAGTTCCATTGGATTGAATCGTTCGTCGAAGGCATGAAGCTGTTGTGTCGTAGATCTAATAAATTTGCCATTCAACTCACGGACGTAAGGGTATACTGCAATGAAGAGAAAACTCGCACATTCCTCGGAATTTATTGTCAGGATGAAAATGGAATGTTGAAGTGCCTAACTGAAGCTCTTGACAATTTATTAGCTGGATATCAGTTGCCGTCGTTTTATAAG GATACTTCATATCACATTAGTTTCTTCTGGTGCCTTGGAGACAAGCGggcttatttaaaagaaattctgCCGTCTCTCACTAGCAGTTTAAATGATTTTCTAGTAGAAAATATGGAAGACGCTTACGTGCATGTCAATGAGATACAATGcaaaattggaaataaatgttataactttgaactaaaataa
- the LOC139815706 gene encoding U6 snRNA phosphodiesterase 1 isoform X2: MMRREKMIIKLLVLPDSILSWKGVTYNEEVVDDPLDHDGRTRSFKHERGNWATLIYINYTPSDCLHTWMNSVLDKLPVQGNVISSPHISLSRTLILKFHWIESFVEGMKLLCRRSNKFAIQLTDVRVYCNEEKTRTFLGIYCQDENGMLKCLTEALDNLLAGYQLPSFYKDTSYHISFFWCLGDKRAYLKEILPSLTSSLNDFLVENMEDAYVHVNEIQCKIGNKCYNFELK; encoded by the exons ATGATGAGAAGGGAAAAGATgatcataaaatt GCTAGTCTTACCTGACAGTATTTTATCATGGAAAGGAGTTACGTATAATGAAGAAGTGGTCGATGATCCACTGGATCACGACGGACGGACACGAAGCTTTAAACATGAGCGTGGTAATTGGGCAACTCTGATTTACATAAACT ATACACCCAGTGATTGTCTCCACACTTGGATGAACTCTGTGTTAGATAAACTGCCTGTCCAAGGCAATGTCATATCTAGTCCACATATTAGTCTCAGCCGTACATTGATTTTAAAGTTCCATTGGATTGAATCGTTCGTCGAAGGCATGAAGCTGTTGTGTCGTAGATCTAATAAATTTGCCATTCAACTCACGGACGTAAGGGTATACTGCAATGAAGAGAAAACTCGCACATTCCTCGGAATTTATTGTCAGGATGAAAATGGAATGTTGAAGTGCCTAACTGAAGCTCTTGACAATTTATTAGCTGGATATCAGTTGCCGTCGTTTTATAAG GATACTTCATATCACATTAGTTTCTTCTGGTGCCTTGGAGACAAGCGggcttatttaaaagaaattctgCCGTCTCTCACTAGCAGTTTAAATGATTTTCTAGTAGAAAATATGGAAGACGCTTACGTGCATGTCAATGAGATACAATGcaaaattggaaataaatgttataactttgaactaaaataa
- the LOC139815703 gene encoding tonsoku-like protein: protein MNIDKLIKKKQHAKRDNNLRQLAEITNTLGDMYFENERPEEALLEYTEQLRVCEELRDKLRCAIAHRMIGEVYASLGDYEQALIHQNLHLEGAKDMGNLIEEQRAFATLGRTYFCQAETLIGKTQKHNEALANAKMAYVRSMELCDKLTATEIKLEERTLMRARLLLNLGLTLEAQKETQEAISLIEQATALCVSNNFQEDLHRTCISLAAIYERQGNLELALSYIDTAATVNDARLRAEAKIIKAELFMRTGQWIETRKVLVSLYTSSGLPKDINHQVERYLRIIVTICRAENGLLVETDVQAKQKLYETLGDAAVAAQCFGKGVEYYRHMLTCAEETGEQIGISLMSLAQTLKDAGRYEEALPFARRELELCTSPREKCRSALFLADLLTTTNAADTEVRECYTTALSSANESDDVKLQKSAIRELVSYLESVGQFDEAEATKRKAGLTLDVLSDTESEVSSEENDGIGADICLEDLSDLELEESAKRTVGTRRRSKRGTSSAIKRNEKGETRLHVACINGDVDVVERLLSSGHPTNIRDHCGWTPLHEAANHGYVDIAELLLKHGASVNDPGGTSCKGITPLHDAAYCGHFSMMQLLMQHGATVTLKTHDGDTVLDCLEDWRDRVKDLSPEDLVEYETMYKKLSAVIPVKKKRKRSDDVRILDRRSASSETLEVREISAGEVYKRTIASLRCFNKINTGSAFKGSNDAVAPLVNEEQVLVDDWLEDDIGGTTRRKSTPKSTPNNYTTTIKRKSSDGNMENAAKRMKLNGSCQSKDDFSTSEDSDDDSVVEICQSFEKSKRSRRKRQTSLISSGFTVSRTPSPVAHPQSPPRTTTSSKQHDKEHVHLRMSVKERVFDLKVVVCEDETEFLTCIKSTTERMFYDETGCTVKLLLQPTNGTVVTKESILKIVRENGKLECEIAELQVPPIVERYKTICSTHNSTPCEVMLKCLKSCENTSVFRVKPDDIDKQLLVPLLKTLEYEKNIKLLQLSGTVLLTAGIHLQRCLSNLSSLQELYLKGCDIDFACLRQVSSFPSQLRVLDLSYNPLRSESHGILRKLIAPLRYLQTLNLRYCMLEDFYLPLDNPNLTSCDISWNELNRDAATSFLSRQLFDLNLSNILSSNRFILSLDNVALSQSLESLDLSFCDVTDSDVKIILRQLPRLLKLILSGNINVSVLSINALLSRQPTLNYIDVSGCKTIASNPEAGLVIQNPEVCTLLASIEPNFCDSWIKLWRRAGIVTKLPHNLTIFKPI, encoded by the coding sequence ATGAACATCGATAAGCTCATTAAGAAGAAGCAGCATGCCAAACGCGACAACAATCTTCGCCAGTTGGCCGAGATCACGAATACCCTGGGGGACATGTACTTCGAGAACGAACGGCCGGAGGAAGCTCTGCTGGAGTACACGGAGCAGCTGAGGGTCTGCGAGGAGCTGCGAGACAAGCTGAGATGTGCGATTGCCCACAGAATGATCGGAGAGGTTTACGCGAGTTTGGGGGATTACGAACAGGCTCTGATACACCAGAATCTACACTTGGAAGGCGCCAAGGACATGGGAAACTTGATAGAGGAGCAGCGGGCATTCGCTACCTTGGGCAGAACTTACTTCTGTCAGGCGGAAACTTTAATCGGCAAGACGCAGAAGCATAACGAGGCTTTGGCAAACGCGAAGATGGCTTATGTACGGAGTATGGAGCTGTGCGACAAATTAACAGCCACCGAAATCAAGCTGGAAGAGAGAACGTTGATGCGAGCGAGGCTGCTGCTCAATTTAGGATTAACGCTGGAAGCGCAGAAAGAGACGCAGGAGGCGATCAGCCTGATCGAGCAAGCGACCGCGTTGTGCGTGTCCAACAACTTCCAGGAAGATCTGCATCGAACGTGTATTTCTCTGGCGGCTATATACGAGCGGCAGGGCAATTTGGAGCTGGCGTTAAGTTACATCGACACCGCGGCCACCGTAAACGACGCACGTCTGAGAGCCGAagcgaaaataataaaggcCGAATTGTTCATGCGAACTGGACAGTGGATTGAAACGCGTAAAGTTTTAGTTTCCCTATATACGAGCAGCGGATTGCCGAAAGACATTAATCATCAGGTAGAAAGATATTTAAGGATTATTGTAACTATATGCCGAGCGGAAAACGGTCTTCTTGTCGAGACGGATGTCCAGGCTAAGCAGAAATTGTACGAGACTTTAGGTGATGCGGCGGTTGCCGCGCAATGCTTCGGCAAAGGTGTGGAATATTATCGACACATGTTGACCTGCGCGGAGGAAACGGGCGAACAAATAGGTATCTCTTTGATGAGCTTGGCTCAAACGCTCAAAGATGCGGGACGATACGAAGAAGCGTTGCCCTTCGCGCGGAGGGAACTGGAGCTCTGCACCAGTCCTCGAGAGAAATGCAGGTCGGCGCTGTTTCTAGCAGATTTATTAACAACGACGAATGCCGCTGACACAGAAGTTCGCGAATGTTACACTACGGCATTGAGCTCGGCGAACGAAAGCGATGATGTTAAACTACAAAAGTCTGCTATAAGAGAACTCGTCAGTTATCTGGAAAGCGTAGGCCAATTCGACGAGGCAGAGGCTACAAAACGGAAAGCGGGATTAACGTTGGACGTACTGAGCGATACGGAGAGCGAGGTATCGTCCGAGGAAAACGATGGAATTGGCGCGGATATTTGTCTAGAGGATCTGTCCGATCTGGAACTCGAGGAGAGTGCCAAGAGGACGGTCGGCACCAGGAGAAGATCGAAGAGAGGAACGTCGTCCGCGATCAAGAGGAACGAGAAGGGTGAAACGCGGCTGCACGTGGCGTGCATCAACGGCGACGTCGATGTCGTCGAGAGGCTCTTGTCGTCCGGTCATCCCACGAACATCCGAGATCACTGCGGCTGGACTCCGCTTCACGAGGCGGCTAATCACGGTTACGTGGACATCGCGGAGCTGCTTCTGAAGCACGGCGCGAGCGTCAACGATCCGGGCGGTACGTCCTGCAAAGGCATAACGCCGCTTCACGACGCCGCGTATTGCGGACACTTCTCGATGATGCAGCTCTTGATGCAACACGGAGCGACCGTAACGCTTAAGACCCATGACGGCGATACGGTGCTGGATTGCCTGGAAGACTGGAGGGATCGCGTGAAAGATTTAAGTCCCGAGGATTTAGTCGAGTACGaaacaatgtataaaaagCTTTCGGCTGTTATTCCggtaaagaagaaaaggaagagatCCGACGACGTTCGTATACTGGACAGAAGGTCCGCGTCGTCCGAGACACTCGAGGTTCGAGAAATATCCGCCGGTGAAGTTTATAAGAGAACAATAGCGAGTTTGCGAtgcttcaataaaattaacactGGTAGTGCGTTTAAAGGTAGCAACGATGCGGTCGCGCCTTTAGTGAACGAGGAACAAGTTCTTGTCGACGATTGGCTTGAAGACGATATCGGAGGTACGACGAGAAGAAAGTCTACGCCAAAGTCTACGCCAAACAATTACACCACCACGATCAAACGGAAGTCTTCTGACGGAAATATGGAGAACGCTGCTAAAAGAATGAAACTGAACGGTTCGTGTCAAAGTAAGGACGATTTCAGTACGAGCGAAGACAGCGACGATGATTCTGTCGTTGAAATTTGTCAATCATTCGAAAAATCTAAAAGAAGCAGGAGAAAACGACAGACGTCCTTGATCTCAAGTGGATTCACCGTGTCTCGCACGCCATCCCCAGTGGCTCATCCGCAATCACCTCCGCGTACCACAACAAGCTCGAAACAGCATGACAAAGAACATGTACATTTACGTATGTCTGTCAAAGAAAGAGTGTTCGATCTAAAAGTAGTGGTTTGCGAAGACGAGACGGAGTTTCTGACATGCATCAAAAGTACTACCGAACGCATGTTCTACGACGAGACCGGTTGTACAGTTAAATTGCTGTTGCAGCCCACAAATGGGACTGTCGTAACGAAGGAGAGCATTCTGAAAATCGTGAGAGAGAACGGCAAATTGGAATGCGAGATAGCCGAGCTGCAGGTCCCACCCATCGTCGAGCGATACAAGACCATCTGTTCCACTCATAATTCGACCCCTTGCGAGGTCATGCTGAAGTGCTTGAAATCCTGCGAAAATACGTCGGTATTTCGTGTGAAACCTGACGATATCGATAAACAATTACTTGTACCGTTGTTAAAAACCTTAGAGTACGAAAAGAATATCAAGCTGTTACAATTGTCTGGCACTGTGCTACTGACAGCGGGAATACACTTACAACGATGTCTCTCGAATCTGTCGTCTCTGCAGGAGCTCTATTTAAAAGGCTGTGACATCGACTTTGCCTGTTTACGCCAAGTAAGCTCGTTCCCTTCACAGTTAAGAGTTCTAGATCTGAGTTATAATCCGTTGAGGTCCGAGAGCCATGGCATCCTCCGAAAGCTAATTGCGCCCTTGAGATACCTGCAAACCCTTAACTTACGTTACTGTATGCTGGAGGATTTTTATCTTCCGCTCGACAATCCCAATCTGACGAGCTGCGATATCTCGTGGAATGAATTAAATCGCGACGCAGCGACTTCTTTTCTGAGCAGGCAACTGTTTGATTTGAATTTATCTAATATTCTGTCTTCCAATCGCTTTATCCTAAGTTTAGACAACGTAGCTCTGTCACAGAGCTTAGAATCGCTCGATCTTTCGTTCTGTGATGTAACGGACTCTGATGTAAAGATCATCCTAAGACAATTACCTAGactgttaaaattaatacttagTGGGAACATAAATGTATCTGTATTGTCAATAAACGCGTTGTTGAGTCGTCAGCCCACGTTAAATTACATCGATGTTAGTGGCTGTAAAACTATCGCGAGTAATCCAGAGGCTGGATTGGTCATACAAAATCCTGAAGTTTGTACGTTACTGGCTAGCATAGAACCTAATTTTTGTGATTCGTGGATTAAATTGTGGCGACGTGCGGGTATTGTAACGAAATTGCCTCATAACTTGACGATTTTTAAaccaatataa
- the Tbp gene encoding TATA-box-binding protein yields MDQMLPSPGFSIPSIGTPLHQPEEDQQILPNALQQQQQSQQFQLQQLHSMSPNMQSGMLMITTPQKNMHTYAPTPAFATPQSLMQPQTPQNMMSPIVPQNNQIAPPSIGPATPGPMTPMTPASADPGILPQLQNIVSTVNLNCKLDLKKIALHARNAEYNPKRFAAVIMRIREPRTTALIFSSGKMVCTGAKSEGDSRLAARKYARIIQKLGFPAKFLDFKIQNMVGSCDVKFPIRLEGLVLSHGQFSSYEPELFPGLIYRMVKPRIVLLIFVSGKVVLTGAKVRKEIYEAFDNIYPILKSFKKQ; encoded by the exons ATGGATCAGATGCTTCCGAGTCCTGGCTTCAGCATACCAAGCATTGGTACACCTCTGCATCAACCAGAGGAGGATCAACAGATCCTGCCGAATGCtctgcagcagcagcaacagtcGCAGCAGTTCCAGCTGCAGCAACTGCATTCGATGAGTCCCAATATGCAAAGCGGTATGCTGATGATAACGACGCCGCAAAAGAACATGCACACGTATGCTCCAACTCCAGCGTTTGCGACGCCACAGAGTCTTATGCAGCCACAAACGCCG CAAAATATGATGTCTCCGATAGTACcacaaaataatcaaatagcACCGCCATCGATAGGTCCTGCGACCCCAGGGCCAATGACACCAATGACCCCAGCTTCCGCCGACCCTGGAATATTGCCACAGTTGCA GAATATCGTGTCTACCgttaatttaaattgcaagCTTGACCTGAAGAAAATAGCTCTTCATGCTAGAAACGCTGAGTATAATCCAAAAAGGTTTGCGGCTGTTATCATGCGAATAAGAGAACCAAGAACCACCGCGCTGATATTCAGTAGCGGCAAAATGGTTTGTACCGGCGCCAAGAGTGAAGGAGATTCACGTCTTGCTGCCAGAAAGTACGCAAGGATTATCCAAAAGTTAGGTTTTCCA gcGAAGTTCCTAGATTTTAAAATCCAAAATATGGTCGGCAGCTGTGATGTTAAGTTTCCAATTAGATTAGAGGGTTTAGTGCTTTCTCACGGACAATTTTCATCGTACGAACCAGAACTATTTCCAGGTCTAATATATAGGATGGTCAAACCTCGAATTGTACTGCTCATATTCGTCTCAGGAAAAGTAGTATTGACAG GTGCCAAGGTACGCAAGGAAATTTATGAAGCCTTTGACAACATTTATCCAATACTGAAGAGCTTTAAAAAGCAGTGA